In Streptomyces nodosus, one DNA window encodes the following:
- a CDS encoding HupE/UreJ family protein: protein MSPRVRRAVVLVTAALIVFLGVGQPASAHGFTSTAYVHVTGGERGQIRTRLELEYDLLVVSAADAEGDDPLFQAGTAAFEDGDADEQAAALDAHRKAAVGYVTKRFSVMSKGAPCKPAQAGDFTMGWQEGVPYTVLTLDWDCSRGDSHEVRSELFPGTEGYVRDTKTIVTYELEGVSGSAALDAAHPSFSISQSWFERFWEFFRLGAEHLLTGIDHILFLLALIVGSRRLREIVLAATSFTLAHSVTFMLAALGVVDVPGRVVEPVIALSIAVVAGWYLWRIWRRGDHATDLVAAGRGHFSLDRAGWVRLGVVFCFGLVHGLGFAGALGIDAAWSWTLLWSLLVFNVGIEAVQLGIIAVVFPLLVLVRRRAPRAGLWVSGVICAGVSVMGLLWCVQRLLES, encoded by the coding sequence ATGTCACCACGCGTTCGCCGCGCCGTTGTCCTCGTCACAGCGGCGCTGATTGTTTTTCTGGGGGTCGGGCAGCCCGCGTCCGCCCACGGGTTCACCTCGACCGCCTATGTTCATGTCACCGGCGGCGAACGGGGCCAGATCCGGACCAGGCTGGAGCTGGAGTACGACTTGCTCGTGGTGTCCGCCGCGGACGCCGAGGGCGACGATCCCCTGTTCCAGGCGGGGACCGCCGCCTTCGAGGACGGCGACGCGGACGAACAGGCGGCGGCACTCGACGCGCACCGGAAGGCGGCTGTCGGCTATGTCACCAAGCGCTTCTCGGTGATGTCGAAGGGCGCCCCGTGCAAGCCGGCGCAGGCCGGGGACTTCACGATGGGCTGGCAGGAGGGCGTGCCCTACACGGTGCTGACGCTGGACTGGGACTGCTCTCGGGGCGACAGCCATGAGGTGCGCAGTGAGCTGTTCCCCGGCACCGAGGGCTATGTGAGGGACACCAAGACGATCGTCACCTATGAGCTGGAGGGCGTCTCGGGCAGCGCGGCGCTGGACGCCGCCCATCCGTCCTTCTCGATCAGCCAGTCCTGGTTTGAGCGGTTCTGGGAGTTCTTCCGTCTGGGAGCCGAGCATCTGCTGACCGGGATCGACCACATCCTCTTCCTGCTGGCGCTCATCGTGGGGTCGCGGCGGCTCAGGGAGATCGTGCTGGCGGCCACCAGCTTCACGCTGGCGCACTCGGTGACCTTCATGCTGGCTGCTCTCGGTGTGGTCGATGTGCCCGGCAGAGTGGTGGAGCCAGTGATCGCCCTGTCCATCGCGGTGGTCGCGGGCTGGTATCTGTGGCGGATCTGGCGGCGCGGCGACCATGCCACCGACCTCGTCGCGGCGGGGCGCGGTCACTTCAGCCTGGACCGGGCGGGCTGGGTCCGGCTGGGGGTCGTGTTCTGTTTCGGTCTGGTGCACGGACTGGGCTTCGCGGGTGCGCTGGGCATCGACGCGGCGTGGTCATGGACCCTGCTGTGGTCCCTGTTGGTGTTCAACGTCGGCATCGAGGCGGTGCAACTGGGCATCATCGCCGTGGTCTTCCCCCTGCTGGTCCTGGTGCGCCGGCG
- a CDS encoding type 1 periplasmic-binding domain-containing protein — protein MRSPLRATATFALAAVAAFATGCSSSDTWSQPHPAPSPVGTLGDGFTDPSAPPTPEATITPRPGSWDGVHPPKDYRVVLLSSGDDRPTRTLVTAVEDWARTEHVSLRTVTPDTPSDPIPAIVRALDMHPDLIISAGDELIDSLATVSASHLSQQFLVLGAELAEPTHNVTAANWPGATFRGEDLVTSTAYDARSFTPRRCAEAVRAGTAAVLNDLTGIVVQLDAP, from the coding sequence TTGCGCTCCCCGCTCCGAGCCACCGCGACCTTCGCACTCGCCGCGGTCGCCGCGTTCGCCACCGGATGCAGTTCCAGTGACACCTGGTCGCAGCCGCATCCCGCCCCCTCCCCCGTCGGGACCCTCGGCGACGGCTTCACCGACCCCTCCGCCCCACCGACCCCCGAGGCCACCATCACACCGAGGCCCGGCTCCTGGGACGGCGTGCACCCCCCGAAGGACTACCGCGTGGTCCTGCTCTCCAGCGGCGACGACCGGCCTACCCGGACGCTGGTCACGGCCGTCGAGGACTGGGCCCGCACCGAACACGTGAGTCTCAGGACGGTCACCCCGGACACCCCCTCCGACCCGATCCCCGCCATCGTCCGTGCCCTGGACATGCATCCCGACCTGATCATCAGCGCGGGCGACGAGCTCATCGATTCCCTCGCCACCGTCTCCGCGAGCCATCTGTCGCAGCAGTTCCTCGTCCTCGGCGCCGAACTGGCCGAACCCACCCACAACGTCACGGCGGCCAACTGGCCCGGCGCGACCTTCCGGGGCGAGGACCTGGTCACCTCCACCGCCTACGACGCCCGTTCCTTCACGCCCCGACGCTGCGCCGAAGCCGTACGGGCGGGCACCGCGGCCGTCCTCAACGACCTCACCGGCATCGTCGTCCAGCTCGACGCACCCTGA